A stretch of the Phycodurus eques isolate BA_2022a chromosome 15, UOR_Pequ_1.1, whole genome shotgun sequence genome encodes the following:
- the s100z gene encoding protein S100-Z — protein sequence MPSQLEGAMDALIAVFYNYSGHDGDKYKLNKGELKQLLHTELTDFLTSQKDPLLVEKIMSDLDSNKDNEVDFNEFVVLVAALTVACNDFFQEQKKKATK from the exons ATGCCGAGCCAGCTGGAGGGCGCCATGGACGCGCTGATCGCCGTCTTCTACAACTACTCGGGCCACGACGGGGACAAGTACAAACTGAACAAGGGCGAGCTCAAGCAACTGCTGCACACCGAGCTCACTGACTTCCTCACG TCGCAGAAGGACCCGCTACTGGTCGAGAAGATCATGAGCGACCTGGACTCCAACAAAGACAACGAGGTGGACTTTAACGAGTTTGTGGTGCTGGTGGCGGCGCTCACCGTCGCCTGCAACGACTTCTTCCAGGAGCAGAAGAAGAAGGCGACCAAGTAG